The sequence cctttgatactaacttggctgactttgtagcatcgtgtggcctttttaaacctgcctcaaaacggatctccattcttcctcctctagatttagttaacctatcgagcattatccctgatgtttgtttcctcttacgcctaggtgctagtccaacaacaaacataggaagtgttagtgtacatcaaactgtgagactacatataaagaagcatgcaactgtaacttgactccaacaactaccttcttgatattgaagctcacaaggttcatatgatcttgccaaatcgtcttgtgtcaagagtgcttcggaagtagtgtcaggtggcaagggagcttgggaatgtgctgctagctgagttgacaatTGAGTAACTCATATAGctagtggtactgtggaaggtgttgcaacaactagggctatcactgcttgtttggtggcagctattagtTTCTGTTTGGATTGTTTTGCGGCTCATGTAGCACTGGATACCGCGTTTGTACAATTTTCCAGTGGACTCTAACCTTCtatgcaccatcagtaccagcagaatctgcataaTTCTTCCGCTTCCGTTTTCGTGTGTCCTCAGTACTAACACCATCCCATGTCATtttgtgttccttcctctttctctgtgccatgttaagtcaagccaacaagaaaatggaacaaaaatttagttcttcagaacaaattgatgcgtgatacagacgaactgaactttgatgttagacaaccacatgataggaggatgtaatatgtacgaaaaacaggatggcatggggTAATcaaaactatgatgtgtaaactaagtagaaggcatttcaataaattagaagcaatgcaatggaaggtagacaccatatgaaagatgctacaaatattgctttgccaagttaacagtgtctcgtcataactggcgtttaagcaaatgtgaagcagtacaagaaacagatcatatgcaagatgcaaacaacatcacacgaCCAAGTTAAAGgtatctcgtcattagtgccaatgcatattcatatcttatgatgtgtaaactaagaagaaggcatTCCAACAAATTAgtagcaatgaaagctagacaccgtatgtgtcggggatataccacgcggtgtaacccggccggaagtataacccggccggacttggcgactcactaatgacccgccctggctggacgacacactaagtgacccgctcgatcaaggcgacttatgggtgacctagcaagcggatcagaggagtgacaagacccgggggcccaggaggctcaaggcccagaaggccggcttacgttatggtaggccggcttaagaggaaaggcgtgaggaatatcttccttacaaggaatcaagacccggacttatatccggcttgtagtagaagataggctagtcctaatcctatttggacttcacatgtaacccgcccctctaacttatataaggaggggcagggcacctcaAAGGgggacaagtaacaagaaacaatatctagggctagacacaaagggggagccggcttatgcggcgactctcgatgagcataatgagacctagcctcaaacagcatgtagggctattccgaaTGATGTTTcacggggcccgaagctgtctaaatccttgtcttgcgtgtcgcgtctctcgtcccgatcaacccctctcaagctaccacatagatgcgctggcctcgcgactaagtcctcacacaaaggacatctgccgtgacaaatccacgacagttagcgcccaccatggggccgacgcacgatggtgttgagttcttagaGGGATCTCTCGTAGGGATTAAGGAGTTTGCAGTTATCTAGATGAAGAAGAGCCGGCCTGGAAAGATCTGCATTAGCATCAAGTTCATCGGCTCAAATTTATGATTGGTGAAAATTAGGGTATAATTTGTTCCGTTGCCTCATATCGCCGAGGTTAAAAGAGACACCACAAGTCACCGAGGAAGCAATCACAGGACCAGTTATCGATTTTTCTACACGAAGACTATGGTCAAACCATCGGGGAACCCGCGGATTTACCACCTCGAGTCCGTTCTACCTTGCGAATACGTCTTTTTGACTAGCCATGACCAAGCAAAGAAGCGAACAGAGACAAGAGTATATCACGGGTGTCATAGTATATACGAACATGGATGGTCAAACAAATCTTGACCCGTAAAAGGACTGGAACTGTGCTGCTGCAGGTTCAAGCCGCCAAGTCGCCAGCTCCGCCCTCTGTAAACCACGGGTCGCGAGCTGCCTCCCCTGAGTCGCCAACACCGACTCGTTTCCATCGTCGACTCGTGCCCAAGATTGATAGGTGCAAGGATCAAATCTGAAAGCGGTCCATCCAGAAGACGACAACTCATCAGTGTACCGCAGACATACGGATCCTGGAGACCTCTGGTTACGCTTCGATCGATTGAAAAAAATAATATGGCGGGTCAACTACGACCCGGAGGAGGATTGGGTCGCAGGTACGACTGTTTCGCTCCAGATCCGTTTTCCAGGTTTGCCCTCACCGGAGAGGACGAGCCGGCCGCGTACCCTCATCTCCACAGCCGCGCGCCCGGACCGGGTGGCCGTTCTGACCGTCTCCAGCGCCCTTCGTGCCGGTTCTGCGGCCCCGCCTCCGGTTCTGCTGCTCCTCTGTGCCGGTTTTGCGGATTCGCCTTCTTCCTCTGTTGCTCCGAGCCACTGTCACCTCTTCTACCCGAGTCGTCCTCGGCCGCCCGCCGTAGCTCCGGGTTGCCATCTCCATCTTAAAGTGCCGCTGAGCCGCCGTTTCGTTCCAACGTGCTCGGCGCCCCGCATCTCGCGCCATCACGAGCCACCGCTACTCGGCCTCGTTCTGAGCCGCCCCCGCGGCCCATGCCTCCGCGAGTCTCCATTGCCTCGGCGTCAGCCGCCGTAaccgaccccgttgacctgcttaGCACCACTCCTGAGTCGACCGGCCCGCTGTCACCTCTATCTCCCGCCTGCGAGCTGGAGTCGCCCCCGCAACCGTGTCCAGCCGCCTCGCCGCTTCAAGTCGTCCCCGTCCTCGGGCGGGTGTCCACCTGCTGCACTGCGCCCTCGCCCGTCGGTGCTACGAGGTGCCGGATCATTTGCGTGATGAGGTTCTCTTTCGGGCAAGACACTGACAGAGCAGGTGTGATTTTCATGTGCAACACCAGCGCAAAGGAGTTCTTTGGATCAGATGATTTTTAGACTTGCCTTTTTTGTTGACAATGTCAAACAAGGGATGCCCCTTTTTTCTCTTTAACTGCAATGAGCACAAGTTATCGATTTTTTCTACGGGGTGTTTGGGGCCGCCTCTGACGATGGATGGGATATTACTGACAGAGCTGCTTACAGATCCTCTGCTCAGAGAAAAGGAGGAGAAAATCTGCTACGTGCATGGATTATGCGGCCAGAGCACTAATGACTTTACTATTTACTTTCAATGCACTTCTAGTACCTCACACACGGTTCAATTTCCAACTGGGAGTGTTGGTCGTTACATCCAATGAGACAGTGTCAGTAAAGGATCAGATTATCCAGCGATGCATGGCATGGTTCCCTAGGTAAAATAGAGGAGGTCAGAGGAGACGCACTGATCTAGCATTATCCAGCGCTGGTGTCCGCGCTCGCCCGACAAAACATcaggaccattattcattacaagGGCGTCGCAAAGGAGTGTGCAccaatattatttttgcactagcacGTTTGTGCCATGCTGCTCGACGGATGTGTGCGCAAGTCGCCATCCCCACTACATCAACACCCGCGACTGACTCATCGTCCGCGCCCGCGGTCGACTCTCTCATCCGCACTgacttacaacaccgcggccgactcatctgttgtcCGGGCGAATCCCATGACATCCCTCTAAGTATATTTTTTTGGCATATAtttatttttgtcaaagaacaattactttggtatgtatatttttatgtgcagcaaagGTGGTGCCGTGTTGTGCCTATGAAGTATACGTCAGCACCATCACGCACCAGCGTCTGCGCCCGCTTACTGATGGAACAGGTGTGCGCAAGTTGCCGCCCAATCTACATCAACCCGTCGGAGCCGCGTGGAGCCGCCCTTGCGCTTTGAGACGTCGGGGTTATATTAAGTTgctggtctgcctgagccacctctgtcgcgataaacggatcattcgtggtccaaacaaatcaggttatatccatccaagtttgttttattagcacatgttgtttttgtcaaagaacaagtttatctttgccttggtctgcaatattgtttatgcagggcaattatttttggaaaaaggTGATATTATATTGCGGAGAtgaaggcacgccaacatcttttggcacggGTGGTCTTCGTTACTTaatggactcccgcaccggcttacaacgccatggacgtctctcgcgaccgcgccggcttacaacgccgtggccgtctctcgcaaccacgccagcttacaacgccacggccggttcatctgtctgtgccgcctcagatATTGCGGTCGTATTTACCATTCGTCTCTCGCGACCACacacaacaaggaggacaacttgcccgtccacaccagcttacaacgccacggtcggttcatctgtctgtgccgcctcagatATTGCGGTCATATTTagcgtccgtctctcgcggcctggtctaaaTCAATACACCGGGCCGCACCAGTCTGCATGAGCtgttattgagtatgagcaagtcgctacttgggaagcccggttttcttccaataaattggaggcaaattatcatgtattatcagccgccgtctgcaccgaATGGCTCAAAGGGCAgacgcacaagtcgccgccactacggtttggttaaattcaaacagccagttggaaggaaccattggccgagttgctgacacggttcatacgagatcatttataacccgccgcagtcacctcaaccttctgtggattcacattgcgttatcaacgccaatgatatacaccttctgctatggtcagatatggagaatctcaagccaactcttcgagtcatcttgagactcgggggctacaatggtatggctcggcaaaattagccggtttcaatgaattcaagaactccgggtcattgaagggaagataATCCGGCCCTAGAGGCTACTGCTTTATTGGCaaatatttaaaggccgtcagaaaaaatTTCGGCtcaaatgaagattccggtttaaaatacagctcaagagacatctctctcccgcaaagctttgaagctctcaaaaccggttcaacatccggctcaaggtaaaattttcccttacaaagctttgaggatctcaatatccggtttaagaatttccggttcaaaaaagaattaatctctcgcaagttcgagatcTCAGACAAATTAATGGTTACCAAAGAAAACTTGCTGTCATGATGCATGGttcaaaacatgggtatcctgccttacggcttatcttatcatggtcacctgggggcttcctgctcatcgggcatagctatcagtaccctcttgatcggtgcattgccaaaacttatatggtttcttgggggcttcctgttcaaacataggtcgtattcgaaccaaagagaacatagctgtcgatacccttttgattagcaaactgctgaacctacttgggggcttcttgatcgtatccgaataatagatcaacccctttgggaatcgacgtggatcgtattcgaatcagcgtcgctaaacaactcttaaggtcacttgggggcttcctgttcaaacatgggtcgtattcgaaccaaagagaacatagctgtcgatacccactttgatcggcatcgccaacgccactgggggctatatgaccatattcgaatcttagcttaacccctttggaatggtttgctgatcgtattcgaatcagaagcctcaaaaattttatctatttttatacaatcgcaagtatttgagttgtcacaaatatcatatatGCCGGCTCTTACcgagttgagttatcaacttcactgtccgggtcacataaaccggcggtatcgttcaaaggatcatagggatcttgtgatctacttgtgtgcaggataagactatatttgggtggttacccgccctggcttttgacattaagtcgccagggcatatgttgtttaaactgtgcaggatttacaaagctatggcttacataaatgatcaagttcaagcccatcatcaaagattgaaattgatgtctcaaaagggttattaattcttgattttctcaaaggctatacgcCACCgggttacaatgaatgcgcattaagtcgtcatcggccaagagccaccaggtatttgaactccggatttacttgtcaaccggtAAGGTATtcaaaatctttaatagccaaaactggctggattttcatgatgatattgaatgattgaggttttcataccgtattatattgttcaaatcttaaatagccaacatggctggatttctatggtgattatcaataaccagtgttatgattgaggttttcaaagtcgccttagcgcaacggctattatttttatcaatgggcatgatttattttacaatagaggaatagtcccgagtcgctgcaggcttacgacccggcacttgggggctgcaTTGTTCAAAACAAGATTGCATtgaatatacaagtcccatgtcactgcgagcatgcaccatggcacttggaggctaatgcaaagtcattttttctcaacttattgaagacccgactcatcacattttaaatgagccggccctcgggggctaccaattgctcctatcaaaaattcaaggtacaaaaGCCTCAGTCCATTACATTAagagatccactactcagttggtaaagtacaaagctcttaaccttatggacgtgggttcaagccccatggtagAGATTACATCATATAATGTTATTATTAATGaattatttacaaagtccctgctcattattgcataatgacccaacccttgggggctacactggttgaagtttttatgagcataaggcaattacaagtcccaggtttctgcaagcatgacaacctgccacttgggggctacatatgtggaatattcagtttatgactaatgattgagatgaataacccggatttcttcaaggttgcaacacttatattgaagcaagtcttaagttatcactatgttctcctcttaagacttgggggctacaggtattatgcatataaagaaggaacatcttcaaattctcagctttgagaaaatcaggaagatcaattacatgacccggtgtcaacaacaattatgactcgacatcatcagtcttttataagccggagattttggaaattataactcggcaagatctacatctttaagccggctgaaaatcagatgagtatttcaagacctataTTTTTTAAGCCGACGCTTTGGAAGCCGAATCAAATGGATTATTTGTTTACAATATTTCTTATACAAGAaaattgattgtgaagctggtctattgactcggattttctagaagaaggaaatgacaaggacttaaggatgtttaggtgccggtttacaagaattcttaacccgaagcacaacctgtcaaatttgttcttgtgtttattttgcagcataagtttaccatggataaatctaagctaaacttgggggctaatgtcggggatataccccacggggtaacccggccggaagtataacccgaccggacttggcgactcactaatgacccgccctggctggacgacacactaagtgacccgcccgatcctggcgacttatgggtgacctggcaagcggatcagaggagcgacaagacccgggggcctaggaggctcaaggcccagaaggccagcttacgttatgataggccggcttaagaggaaaggcgtgaggaatttcttccttacaaggaatcaagacccggacttatatccggcttgtagtagaagataggctagtcctaatcctatttggactccacatgtaacccgcccctctaacttatataagaaggggcagggcaccccaaagggggacaagtaacaagaaacaatatctagggctagacacaaagggggagtcggcttatgcggcgactctcgatgagcataatgagacctagcctcaaacagcatgttgggctattccggatgatgtttcctggggcccgaagctgtctaaatccttgtcttgcgtgtcgCGTCTTTCGTCCCGATCAAcctctctcaagctaccacatagatgcgctggcctcgcgactaagtcctcacacaaaggacatctgccgtgacaaatccacgacagtatgtaagacgcaacgaatataactctaccaagttaaaattgtctcgtcactAGTGCCATTTCAACGAATTAGTAGTACAATCTAGAAAATAATGCGAGATGTAAACTATATCAGactcccaagttaaacgtgtcttgtgaaaagtgattgttgcaggttacacaacagtagtactttgatgtaagaacatggtgtgatagatagatattgtatgttctataaacaggaacacgtgtcttattcacaagtataatgtgtaaagtaagcagatggaattcaacaaaattaaaagcaatacaagctagacatcatacatatcATGCAACCACATGTAACAATGccatgttagagggagcacctgtgatggtggacaaggggggacgtgctcatcatcaacacagctacgttgagtgtttatgcatgtgttgtctttcAAATATtgttgaggggggggggggagtagaatgtgtagaggccctccgtttggaagaagcacctttatccactgccttgctaatctccttctgctttattgattttgcatttcaagtaaaaccgataagaaaaagcaataaaattcattcttcagaactcattcatgcatgatattgtTAACCACTACCTTTATGTAAggtaaacacatgatacgaggatggaatatgtacgaaaaaaggatggcatggcatgttcacaactatttgtgtaaacaaAATAGAATTAATTTAATCAAATtgcaagcaatacaagctagacaccgtatgcaacatgcatgaaaatatcacactgccaagctagagaaagcacctagGATGTCGGTTTCGCCGtaagaccgccatcagtccctgccttattttttccTTCCTATTTCTTAACTAGCAAAAAGACCCATGTGTTGCAACGCGGAAAAAGTATCAATGTACTTGCTTATCAAAGAAAAACTTAAAGCACCAATCAAGATCTTTCAAAAACGAAAATCCTCTTAATAACATTCCAACTCTATAATATTAGTAATAACATTTATAACTAATGAATACATTTAATTCAATGATGCTGCTCTACAATCAAACACCATTTGCAATCTACTTGGGTTGACCAGGTCGGGGAATTGGATGGAAGAGTGCCTTTCGTATCCCACTGGTGAGAGCAGGATAAAGATACTCCGTCCTTGGGCTAATATAATAGGAAAAATTGAGCAGTTCATGTCGCTGTTCTGAGCTGCTAACTCTGTTTTCAATTCAATTCTGATTCCCGCTCCATTCTCTGATGTTGTTCATCTTGTTCACACCACATAAAGGTCCCGTGTTTAATTGCGCACTTGCATCTCGACTTCTGGTTCTGTTTGCAATAAACAGAACAAAATATTAGGTTGACTCATAATAACTTCAGTATATAGACCTTACCGTGTCTTCGATCATCTGAAAGTCATGTAATTGTGTGCTTTCAGACACTGAAACTGAGACATGGCCAAGCATGTTGTCGCTGCTGTGCTACAAAGGGTAGGCGCAACCAACATGTATGAGGCCACCAAATAATTCTTTTGTGTTATGAATGAACTCCAAAAGGATCAATCATACTAAAATATCATGGTAGTTTTTAATAGAATGTATTCCTCTCCAACTGAACTAAATGAATATATAATTGAATGGATGTCACGTGCCACCTTCAACCTTCAAAGGAACGATTATCATGTATAATGTTTCGTTCCATTCAATATTGTACAATTAATCTAGTTTCACAAAAAGACTTTGGGCTTTCCATTGGCAATGTTCTGAATCTGGTTCTTCAACATGTGTCTGAACATATATGAAATTCAAGATCCAACAAATACGCTAGCAAAAGTATCTGCAAAACTCTGGACTACAAAATATTAAGTTTCATCTTGCTGTCTGGACATGAAGTAAGAACATGAATCAATTTACCCGATGAGGATGAGTCTAGTTTCAGCTTATATTCTCATCAGAAAGAAATTGTTATGATTACTATGAAAAATCTCCTCACGCACCAAACCACCTGATGAAATTAGAATGAAACTTCAGGCTGTCACTACTTGACAACTTGCCTGACATTCCAAATTACAAACCTTACCTACAAAGAATGGGCGAGCAACTCTAACCCGTTTGTCTATTATGCTAATCTTTTGCCAGGCGATACATTTAGCTCCTTCAATTAACATGAGCAGGACAGTCTAGCCCAATTTTCCTTCAATCTGAACCCCACGAGGTGCAAAGGCAGCTCCTATTCAATGGCCAGTAAACAGAGTGCATGTGTTCTCCCAGACTCACAATACCAATGAAACTCGATTGACCATGTGTTATGGGTAAGGTAGCATGCCAACACGCAACAGCAAATCTAGAGCCAACGAAAATTCAACCTCATCCTTGGCTAACCTGAGGTACTAATGGATTTCAGGATTAGACCAAAAAGGACCTACAGTCGCATGGCACAGGCACAAAACCAAGGCTGCTCATGGCAATGTCGAATTGCAGTGCAAATTGGAGGGAACGCAAACTCACTGTAGGATCTCGGGCAGGCTAGTGATGGTAACGTGCCAGTTGAAGACTTGCTACATCAAATCACGATCGAGCTGGGTCTGACCCGGTCGACAAAGCGAATTCACTCTATTAATTGTATATACCAAATTTCATGGAATCCTCCCGACCCGGTCGAGCTGCCGCACTCACCTTCGACAGCAGAGTGGAAGATGCCAAGCCAGCATCAGCGGACGCAGTTACTAAGCGGTGTGGTCGTATTAAGAGCCACCAGGTAATCCCCGTCGCTGCGGCCTTACCGAAGATCACCCACCACGCACACTTGTGGAGGTGCGGGAGCGCGAGTCCGGCCTTGCTCTGCCCCATCCCCAACGACGAAGGCCTCCATGAGCTGCTCATCGTGCCCAACTTCTTGCCCGGCTCGAGGAGACCAGTTGGGTGCTTGTGCGCATGCTGCATCTGGCCGGGTTGCACCGATGGGCTGATGGCCTTGGATTCCTCTGCGACCGACGCCATCCAGTGGAGGAGTGGATGGGCTTCGGTGGTCGGAGATGGGGTGGGTGGCGGAGCTAGTTCGGGTAGGAGAGGATTTGGGGTCGCGGTCGAGCAAAATAGAAAATAAAGCAGcagctcgatcccctcctccttccctcctctgAAACGACGACGAAGAAAAGAACGACCACGCTTACCTGACGAAGATAGAAGGTGACCCCTGGTCCGCCCATCCAAGCGCATCCCATCTAAAGCACCCCGCCGGCTTCACCGTCGGCCTACGTCTCACTGCTGCCTGGCTTTAGTAGCCAGCCACGACGCACTGCACGAGCAGGCCGTCCTGGTCAACACAGCAGCGCGGCCGTGGATTTGATAGCGCCTCCCAGGGCCTGAAGCCAAGTGCACCTGACCATGCAAACGTTGCACCGGCACCACCGCCGCCCGACATCACCCATCTACCCACTCCCGGAACAGGCGGTGGATTCCCACGGGTCCGATCTCCGCTGTCTCCTCCTGTTTCTTGCCTCACCAGAGTCCGGCGCCTTGCTGGAGAAGCACCAGCATTGCCGCCGCCTCGCGTCCCCGTCCACTCACTCACAGAACAGGTGATGGATTCCCATAGATCCGATCTCCGTCGTGGCGCGGTGACACAGGG comes from Triticum aestivum cultivar Chinese Spring chromosome 5B, IWGSC CS RefSeq v2.1, whole genome shotgun sequence and encodes:
- the LOC123111999 gene encoding uncharacterized protein gives rise to the protein MASVAEESKAISPSVQPGQMQHAHKHPTGLLEPGKKLGTMSSSWRPSSLGMGQSKAGLALPHLHKCAWWVIFGKAAATGITWWLLIRPHRLVTASADAGLASSTLLSKNQKSRCKCAIKHGTFMWCEQDEQHQRMERESELN